Proteins encoded together in one Pontiella desulfatans window:
- the tsf gene encoding translation elongation factor Ts, with protein sequence MAITTAMIKELRDATSLGIADCKKALEETGGDFDAAVKILREKGAAVAAKRASKEAKEGMVAALVADDAKSAGMIEVNCETDFVTRNEDFQAFVEELRGEALNFETDAMAAGVADKVEDKMGTIGEKIQFRRNVKLAVDGIGSVASYIHMGGKVGVLLELGCEKEETIANPVYQELAKDLTLHVAAAAPEFLNRDEVPSEKVEEEQDIMRTQMKTEDEEKGKSRPEEMIEKILIGKTNKFFSQICFLEQGFVKEDKVSITDLIAEKGKELGDTITVKQYVRYQLGA encoded by the coding sequence ATGGCTATTACCACAGCAATGATTAAAGAACTTCGCGACGCCACCAGCCTCGGCATCGCGGACTGCAAAAAAGCACTGGAAGAAACCGGTGGCGATTTCGACGCAGCGGTTAAAATCCTGCGCGAAAAGGGCGCGGCCGTTGCGGCCAAGCGCGCTTCCAAGGAAGCCAAGGAAGGCATGGTTGCCGCACTCGTGGCCGACGACGCCAAAAGCGCCGGCATGATCGAAGTTAACTGCGAAACCGACTTCGTTACCCGTAACGAAGATTTCCAGGCCTTCGTGGAAGAACTCCGCGGAGAAGCGCTGAACTTCGAAACCGACGCCATGGCCGCCGGAGTTGCAGACAAGGTTGAAGACAAGATGGGCACCATCGGCGAAAAGATCCAGTTCCGCCGCAATGTCAAATTGGCCGTCGACGGCATCGGCTCCGTTGCCTCCTACATCCACATGGGTGGCAAGGTTGGGGTTCTGCTGGAACTCGGCTGCGAAAAGGAAGAAACCATCGCCAACCCGGTGTATCAGGAACTCGCGAAGGATCTGACCCTGCACGTTGCAGCGGCCGCTCCGGAATTCCTGAACCGCGACGAAGTCCCCTCCGAAAAAGTTGAAGAGGAACAGGACATCATGCGCACGCAGATGAAAACCGAAGACGAAGAAAAAGGTAAATCCCGTCCGGAAGAAATGATCGAAAAGATCCTGATCGGAAAAACCAACAAGTTTTTCTCCCAGATCTGCTTCCTGGAACAGGGCTTCGTGAAGGAAGACAAAGTCTCCATCACCGACCTGATCGCTGAAAAAGGCAAGGAACTGGGCGACACCATCACGGTGAAGCAATACGTCCGCTACCAGCTCGGCGCATAA
- a CDS encoding sigma-54-dependent transcriptional regulator produces MSTGFFKMVAEAAFSNPFSDKRVEIDRQIVGADDTVHWEATLEPLLRKLGEHIRSLEKAGGIVINRDGNEEVRAIAVSILFYVFHRYMERFDSLIVEQVKAGDESCRAPFAYQCLEDLTRYGFEHADACRYVAIFYQVRRAYFFISKGLVGESPCMKRLRAQLWDNIFTHDISWYEGCLWNRMEDFSTLLLGETGTGKGAAAAAIGRSGFIPFNPNAQKFEESFTRAFVSINLSQYPESLIESELFGHRKGAFTGAIEKHEGIFSRCSPHGAIFLDEIGDVGIPVQIKLLQILQERTFSPVGSHDQLRFKGRVIAATNRPIDSLRRDGAFRDDFYYRLCSDIITMPPLRLRIRETPRELDMLATHLLERICGHELQLPIVAKLKEDVGKSYAWPGNVRELEQAIRRIMITGTYTGDTAAVADGDVALSHAVEAGNLSAKELVEKYCRDLYETYGNYGEVARRTGLDWRTVKKNVQSEE; encoded by the coding sequence ATGAGCACGGGATTTTTTAAGATGGTGGCCGAGGCGGCGTTCAGCAATCCGTTCAGTGACAAGCGGGTTGAGATTGACCGGCAGATTGTGGGGGCGGACGATACGGTGCACTGGGAAGCCACGCTCGAACCCCTGCTCAGGAAGCTGGGCGAGCATATCCGCTCCTTGGAAAAAGCGGGGGGCATTGTGATCAATCGCGATGGGAACGAGGAGGTGCGTGCGATCGCCGTCAGCATCCTCTTCTATGTGTTCCATCGCTATATGGAGCGCTTCGACAGCCTGATCGTGGAACAGGTTAAGGCCGGCGATGAATCGTGTCGCGCCCCGTTCGCCTACCAGTGCCTCGAGGATCTCACCCGGTATGGATTCGAGCACGCCGACGCCTGCCGCTATGTCGCGATTTTTTACCAGGTTCGCCGCGCCTACTTTTTCATCTCCAAGGGGCTGGTCGGCGAGAGTCCCTGCATGAAGCGGTTGCGGGCGCAGCTGTGGGACAACATCTTTACGCACGACATTTCGTGGTACGAAGGATGCCTGTGGAACCGCATGGAGGATTTTTCAACCCTGCTGCTTGGGGAAACGGGTACGGGCAAGGGCGCGGCCGCCGCGGCGATCGGGCGCTCCGGCTTCATTCCCTTCAACCCCAACGCCCAAAAGTTCGAGGAAAGTTTTACCCGCGCATTTGTTTCGATCAACCTTTCGCAGTATCCGGAATCGTTGATCGAGTCGGAGTTGTTCGGCCATCGCAAGGGCGCGTTCACGGGGGCGATCGAAAAGCACGAAGGCATCTTTTCGCGGTGCAGTCCGCACGGTGCCATCTTCCTGGATGAGATTGGCGATGTTGGCATTCCCGTCCAGATCAAGCTGCTTCAGATTCTGCAGGAGCGCACCTTCTCGCCCGTGGGCAGCCACGACCAGCTGCGGTTCAAGGGGCGGGTCATTGCCGCCACCAACCGGCCGATCGATTCCCTGCGGCGCGATGGAGCCTTCCGCGACGATTTCTACTACCGCCTCTGCTCGGATATCATCACCATGCCGCCATTGCGCCTGCGCATCCGCGAAACCCCGCGCGAGCTGGATATGCTGGCAACGCACCTGCTCGAACGGATTTGCGGACACGAACTACAGCTCCCCATCGTTGCAAAGCTCAAGGAGGATGTCGGCAAGAGCTATGCCTGGCCCGGCAATGTCCGCGAGCTCGAGCAGGCCATCCGGCGGATCATGATCACCGGCACCTACACCGGCGATACCGCAGCGGTAGCGGATGGGGATGTGGCGCTAAGCCACGCCGTCGAGGCCGGAAACCTCTCTGCCAAGGAACTCGTCGAAAAATATTGCCGCGACCTCTATGAGACCTACGGCAACTATGGGGAAGTGGCCCGCCGCACCGGACTCGACTGGCGCACCGTGAAGAAAAACGTGCAAAGTGAAGAGTGA
- a CDS encoding MFS transporter, translating to MKHTFKWLNLSQFTGAFNDNAFKMTAIIVLAQLLGQESLPQIIAICSALFVIPFLLFSNAAGALADRFSKRDIIVASKWMEVGLLALALPALLSGLAWPLHALLFLLCTQSALFGPAKRGIVPELVEEGDLSRANGFLTAATYAAIILGTALPALLIGYLNLSPFYVLAVCAAFAGSGTLASYRIADVPAYGKRNSASPWIIPDVVRAMKNLRSDPWAQQAVFGLVLFGAITALFQQTLVIYGQEVLGLSIERSPILFPLAAIGIGIGALLTGRFSKHTIEIGLIPVGAIGIMVAAINLGISTSPIWIGLWIVALGICCGMFVVPINAFLQQRIPADRRGEVFGASSFLGFSAMVGSSALFYLLTKVLHVDARGCVLVTGLIAAVPAVLACVRLPGFLTRFGIMRLVHRLYKIQFQGLDNLPREGGALLICNHTAYADALLLQAATGRPIRFVMSRDVFKTWKWAYPFFKLTDCIPIHTSDGPRALAKSLQEARKAMEDGAIVGIFPEGALTTNGNLMQFNKGFEKIAKNSGCPIIPAHIGNIWGSIFSFKGGKPGLRRPEQFPRPVTVRFGKPLPTQTPADEARRVIAELGAEHATEQSHLPCKTLSHQFIKQARRNWFRPIASDTLGQKASYGKLLTCGIALANRLKPCIRNQKNIGIFMPTSLGGVIANLAVTLSGKTSVNINWTASAEAQRSAIEQARIKYMITSRRFLQKMEQPDLPVRWLYLEDLLKNLGRVETFRAIRAALFASPKHLAGGREPQPSDVATIIFSSGTTGTPKGVMLSHSNLLSNVESTQAVQAFSKDDAMCAILPLFHAFGFLGLLWWPLLKGIRVAYHPNPLQADRVIRLIKEERLTTLLATPTFLQGYMRKAKAEELKTLQTVITGGEKLRPELADRFEEKFGTRPMEGYGCTELSPVALLNTRNGHRSGSAGQPLPGVAVRIVHPDTRATLPDGEEGLMLIKGPNVMQGYLNQPQKTAEALLDGWYNTGDLARMDPQGFVHISGRRSRFSKIGGEMVPHGAVEEALQQAAETEEPCVAVVGIEDERKGEQLAVCCTALAGDPENLIAKLRNLNLPNLWIPRPANFFPVPEIPLLGTGKLDLCALKTFVEA from the coding sequence ATGAAGCACACATTCAAATGGTTGAACCTCAGTCAATTTACCGGTGCGTTTAACGATAACGCCTTCAAGATGACCGCCATCATTGTTTTGGCCCAACTGCTCGGACAGGAAAGCCTTCCACAGATCATTGCCATCTGTTCGGCGCTGTTCGTGATTCCCTTCCTGCTGTTTTCCAATGCGGCAGGTGCGCTGGCGGATCGATTCAGCAAGCGCGACATCATCGTAGCCAGCAAATGGATGGAAGTTGGCCTGCTGGCGCTTGCCCTCCCCGCCCTGCTCTCCGGTCTGGCCTGGCCTCTCCATGCCCTGCTTTTCCTGCTCTGCACCCAGAGCGCGCTCTTTGGCCCGGCCAAACGCGGCATTGTTCCGGAGCTGGTTGAAGAAGGCGACCTTTCCCGGGCCAACGGATTCCTCACGGCGGCAACCTATGCCGCCATCATTCTTGGCACCGCCCTGCCCGCGCTGCTGATCGGCTACCTGAACCTTAGCCCGTTCTATGTGCTTGCCGTCTGTGCGGCATTTGCGGGAAGCGGCACGCTGGCCTCCTATCGCATTGCCGATGTGCCCGCCTATGGCAAACGGAATTCCGCTTCCCCCTGGATTATTCCGGACGTAGTGCGCGCCATGAAAAACCTCCGTTCCGACCCATGGGCGCAACAGGCCGTGTTCGGTCTTGTGCTGTTCGGCGCCATTACCGCGCTCTTCCAGCAAACGCTGGTGATCTATGGCCAGGAAGTCCTCGGCCTCAGCATCGAAAGAAGCCCTATCCTCTTTCCGCTTGCGGCCATCGGCATTGGGATCGGCGCCCTGCTCACCGGTCGCTTTTCGAAACATACGATAGAAATCGGGCTCATTCCGGTGGGCGCAATCGGCATCATGGTTGCAGCCATCAACCTTGGCATTTCCACCTCCCCGATCTGGATTGGTTTATGGATCGTTGCCCTCGGCATCTGCTGCGGCATGTTCGTGGTTCCCATCAACGCCTTTCTCCAACAGCGAATCCCGGCCGATCGCCGCGGCGAAGTTTTCGGGGCATCCAGCTTCCTGGGCTTCAGTGCGATGGTGGGCTCGTCGGCCCTGTTTTACCTGCTCACCAAAGTCCTGCACGTCGATGCGCGTGGATGCGTCTTGGTCACGGGGCTGATCGCCGCCGTACCGGCCGTGCTGGCCTGCGTTCGCCTGCCGGGTTTCCTCACCCGCTTCGGCATTATGCGCCTGGTGCATCGGCTCTATAAAATCCAGTTCCAGGGGCTCGACAACCTGCCGCGCGAAGGCGGCGCCCTGCTCATCTGCAACCACACGGCCTATGCCGATGCCCTGCTGCTGCAGGCGGCCACCGGACGCCCGATCCGTTTCGTGATGTCGCGCGACGTATTCAAAACCTGGAAGTGGGCCTATCCCTTCTTCAAGCTGACCGACTGCATTCCGATCCACACCTCCGACGGCCCGCGCGCCCTCGCCAAGTCGCTTCAGGAAGCGCGCAAGGCCATGGAAGACGGCGCCATCGTCGGCATCTTCCCGGAAGGCGCGCTGACCACCAACGGCAATCTAATGCAATTCAATAAGGGCTTCGAAAAGATTGCCAAAAACAGCGGATGCCCGATCATCCCGGCACATATCGGCAACATCTGGGGCAGCATCTTCAGCTTCAAGGGCGGAAAGCCCGGACTCCGCCGCCCCGAACAATTCCCGCGCCCGGTTACCGTGCGCTTCGGCAAGCCGCTTCCCACCCAGACCCCGGCCGATGAAGCCCGTCGGGTCATCGCCGAACTGGGTGCCGAACATGCGACCGAACAAAGCCATCTCCCCTGCAAAACGCTCAGCCATCAATTCATCAAGCAGGCGCGCCGCAATTGGTTCCGCCCGATTGCCTCCGACACGCTCGGCCAAAAAGCTTCATACGGAAAACTGCTGACTTGCGGCATTGCGCTGGCCAACCGGCTCAAGCCTTGCATCAGGAACCAGAAAAACATCGGCATCTTCATGCCCACATCGCTGGGGGGAGTCATCGCCAACCTCGCGGTCACCCTCTCCGGAAAAACCAGCGTCAACATCAATTGGACGGCATCCGCCGAAGCACAGCGTTCGGCCATCGAACAGGCGCGCATTAAATATATGATCACCTCGCGCCGCTTCCTGCAGAAAATGGAACAGCCCGACCTGCCCGTGCGCTGGCTCTATCTCGAAGACCTGCTCAAAAACCTGGGGCGCGTCGAAACGTTCCGCGCCATCCGCGCCGCGCTCTTCGCATCGCCGAAGCATCTGGCCGGCGGACGCGAACCGCAACCGTCCGATGTCGCAACCATCATCTTTTCCTCCGGCACCACCGGCACACCGAAAGGCGTGATGCTGAGCCACTCAAACCTTCTTTCCAATGTGGAATCCACCCAGGCCGTGCAGGCGTTCAGTAAGGACGATGCCATGTGCGCCATCCTTCCGCTGTTCCATGCCTTCGGCTTCCTCGGCCTGCTGTGGTGGCCGCTGCTCAAGGGGATCCGCGTGGCCTACCACCCCAACCCGCTTCAGGCCGATCGCGTCATCCGCCTGATCAAGGAGGAACGGCTGACCACGCTGTTGGCCACCCCCACCTTCCTGCAAGGCTATATGCGCAAGGCGAAGGCCGAAGAGCTGAAAACCCTCCAAACCGTCATCACCGGAGGCGAAAAGCTCCGCCCCGAACTGGCCGACCGGTTCGAGGAAAAATTCGGCACCCGGCCCATGGAAGGCTATGGATGCACCGAACTTTCCCCGGTCGCCCTGCTCAACACGCGGAACGGCCACCGTTCCGGTAGCGCCGGCCAACCCCTCCCCGGCGTGGCCGTGCGGATCGTCCACCCCGACACCCGCGCAACACTCCCCGACGGCGAGGAGGGCCTCATGCTGATCAAAGGACCGAACGTGATGCAGGGCTACCTCAACCAACCCCAAAAGACCGCCGAAGCGCTGTTGGATGGCTGGTACAACACCGGCGACCTTGCCCGCATGGACCCGCAAGGATTTGTCCATATCAGCGGGCGCCGCTCCCGCTTCAGCAAGATCGGCGGAGAAATGGTGCCGCACGGGGCGGTCGAGGAAGCGCTCCAGCAAGCGGCCGAAACCGAAGAACCCTGTGTTGCCGTGGTCGGCATCGAAGACGAGCGCAAGGGCGAACAACTCGCCGTTTGCTGCACCGCCCTAGCCGGCGACCCGGAAAACCTCATCGCCAAACTCCGCAACCTCAATCTGCCCAACCTCTGGATTCCGCGGCCAGCCAACTTTTTCCCTGTGCCCGAGATCCCCCTGCTCGGCACCGGAAAACTCGACCTGTGTGCCCTCAAAACCTTCGTGGAGGCCTAA